GGATCTAATTCAGACAAAGTCGATTCAGGAACAAGCGGATCTAATTCAGACAAAGTCGATTCAGGAACAAGCGGATCTAATTCAGACAAAGTCGATTCAGGAACAAGCGGATCTAATTCAGACAAAGTCGATTCAGGAACAAGCGGATCTAATTCAGACAAAGTCGATTCAGGAACAAGCGGATCTAATTCAGACAAAGTCGATTCAGGAACAAGCGGATCTAATTCAGACAAAGTCGATTCAGGAACAAGCGGATCTAATTCAAACAAAGTCGATTCAGGAACAAGCGGATCTAATTCAGACAAAGTCGATTCAGGAACAAGCGGATCTAATTCAAACAAAGTCGATTCAGGAACAAGCGGATCTAATTCAGACAAAGTCGATTCAGGAACAAGCGGATCTAATTCAGACAAAGTCGATTCAGGAACAAGCGGATCTAATTCAGACAAAGTCGATTCAGGAACAAGCGGATCTAATTCAGACAAAGTCGATTCAGGAACAAGCGGATCTAATTCAGACAAAGTCGATTCAGGAACAAGCGGATCTAATTCAGACAAAGTCGATTCAGGAACAAGCGGATCTAATTCAGACAAAGTCGATTCAGGAACAAGCGGATCTAATTCAGACAAAGTCGATTCAGGAACAAGCGGATCTAATTCAGACAAAGTCGATTCAGGAACAAGCGGATCTAATTCAGACAAAGTCGATTCAGGAACAAGCGGATCTAATTCAGACAAAGTCGATTCAGGAACAAGCGGATCTAATTCAGACAAAGTCGATTCAGGAACAAGCGGATCTAATTCAGACAAAGTCGATTCAGGAACAAGCGGATCTAATTCAGACAAAGTCGATTCAGGAACAAGCGGATCTAATTCAGACAAAGTCGATTCAGGAACAAGCGGATCTAATTCAGACAAAGTCGATTCAGGAACAAGCGGATCTAATTCAGACAAAGTCGATTCAGGAACAAGCGGATCTAATTCAGACAAAGTCGATTCAGGAACAAGCGGATCTAATTCAGACAAAGTCGATTCAGGAACAAGCGGATCTAATTCAGACAAAGTCGATTCAGGAACAAGCGGATCTAATTCAGACAAAGTCGATTCAGGAACAAGCGGAT
The sequence above is a segment of the Mycoplasmopsis pulmonis genome. Coding sequences within it:
- a CDS encoding DUF7486 family protein, whose product is MNKADLIQTKSIQEQADLIQTKSIQEQADLIQTKSIQEQADLIQTKSIQEQADLIQTKSIQEQADLIQTKSIQEQADLIQTKSIQEQADLIQTKSIQEQADLIQTKSIQEQADLIQTKSIQEQADLIQTKSIQEQADLIQTKSIQEQADLIQTKSIQEQADLIQTKSIQEQADLIQTKSIQEQADLIQTKSIQEQADLIQTKSIQEQADLIQTKSIQEQADLIQTKSIQEQADLIQTKSIQEQADLIQTKSIQEQADLIQTKSIQEQADLIQTKSIQEQADLIQTKSIQEQADLIQTKSIQEQADLIQTKSIQEQADLIQTKSIQEQADLIQTKSIQEQADLIQTKSIQEQADLIQTKSIQEQADLIQTKSIQEQADLIQTKSIQEQADLIQTKSIQEQADLIQTKSIQEQADLIQTKSIQEQADLIQTKSIQEQADLIQTKSIQEQADLIQTKSIQEQADLIQTKSIQEQADLIQTKSIQEQADLIQTKSIQEQADLIQTKSIQEQADLIQTKSIQEQADLIQTKSIQEQADLIQTKSIQEQADLIQTKSIQEQADLIQTKSIQEQADLIQTKSIQEQADLIQTKSIQEQADLIQTKSIQEQADLIQTMMFNTFI